One region of Neisseria mucosa genomic DNA includes:
- a CDS encoding IS481 family transposase, with amino-acid sequence MNMHKNTRLTPHHRQAIWLAYTQGKESVTSPARHYQVSRITIYRALKAARGRLLKPQTSTNNRFKQAKYGMKRLAKVERGIQEKLKRQAKRYNKSYPGELVHLDTKRLPLLKGQKATDKRDYLFVAINDFSRELYAAILPDKTADSAAKFLTEHLIDPCPYLIECVYSDNGTEYKGSANHAFGVACYENGIGQKFTRVARPQTNGKAERVIRILMEMWHEKQSFESPEHRRKELCRFVNFYNTVKPHRSLNGDTPFEVLQAYFSQPVV; translated from the coding sequence ATGAACATGCACAAAAACACCCGTCTCACCCCGCACCACCGCCAAGCCATTTGGCTGGCCTACACGCAGGGGAAGGAAAGCGTCACCTCCCCGGCACGCCACTACCAAGTCAGCCGCATCACTATTTACCGCGCACTTAAAGCCGCAAGAGGCAGACTGCTCAAACCCCAAACCAGTACCAACAACCGTTTCAAACAGGCAAAGTACGGAATGAAACGCCTGGCCAAGGTAGAACGCGGCATTCAGGAAAAACTCAAAAGGCAGGCCAAACGCTACAATAAATCCTACCCCGGAGAGCTGGTACATCTCGATACCAAACGGCTGCCGCTGCTCAAAGGGCAGAAAGCCACCGATAAGCGGGATTACCTGTTTGTTGCCATCAACGATTTCTCAAGGGAGCTATACGCCGCCATTTTGCCGGACAAAACTGCAGACAGTGCCGCCAAGTTTCTGACTGAACACCTGATTGATCCCTGCCCATACCTGATTGAGTGCGTTTACTCCGACAACGGTACGGAATATAAAGGCTCGGCCAACCATGCTTTCGGTGTAGCTTGTTATGAGAACGGGATTGGTCAAAAGTTTACCCGGGTTGCCCGTCCGCAGACCAACGGTAAGGCGGAACGGGTTATCCGCATCCTGATGGAGATGTGGCATGAGAAACAGTCGTTTGAGAGTCCGGAACACCGGCGAAAGGAGTTGTGCCGCTTTGTTAATTTCTATAACACTGTGAAGCCGCACCGCAGTTTGAACGGCGATACGCCGTTTGAGGTCTTGCAGGCTTATTTTTCTCAACCTGTGGTGTAA
- a CDS encoding potassium transporter: MAVEATDGDLLHVVVLLGAAVVAVPLFKRLGLGSILGYLAAGLVIGPFGLKLITDSHAILHIAEFGVVMFLFLIGLEMKPSHLWKLRNQIFGLGTLQVTLSSLFLTLIGLAYGFSLAMSFISAVGFTLTSTAMVMQIMDERHEISTPQGQRIVSILLFEDLLIVPMLAIVAFLAPDNPNAVADAVPLWQKIGVAALSLAALIATGIWLLNPLFKILAKSKAREVMTAAALLVVLGAAYLMELGGLSMAMGAFLAGVLLSESDFRYQLEADIEPFRGLLLGLFFLAVGMSLDVATVLNNWKVILSATVLMIILKCLAIYGVARFAKASHHTAIHRAVLMSQGGEFAFVLLASAAVQRAINAEVLANMTAIVVLSMIMTPFSVMLFDRCSKEPRAAAAVDDVEEHAGELNGNVLIIGFGRMGQVVSQMPLAYGATISILDNDPDTINVAREYGFKVYYGEATRADVLHACGVEHTDIVAVCVDDGESAVRIVENIHHINPNAKVFVRAWDRRNALALVKAEADFVVRETFYSSMKMGDEIVKALGASVQELRAIHDKVRDADKERFALEIAGKEFEGRRLLLGNIKKNS; the protein is encoded by the coding sequence ATGGCAGTAGAAGCGACTGACGGCGATTTATTGCACGTGGTGGTGTTATTGGGGGCGGCGGTAGTTGCCGTGCCGTTATTTAAACGTTTAGGTCTAGGCTCGATTCTGGGTTATTTGGCTGCGGGGCTGGTTATCGGACCCTTCGGATTAAAGCTCATTACCGATTCCCACGCTATTTTGCATATTGCGGAATTCGGCGTGGTGATGTTTCTGTTTTTGATCGGGCTGGAAATGAAGCCGTCGCATTTATGGAAATTGCGTAATCAGATTTTCGGCTTGGGTACCCTGCAGGTGACGCTTTCCAGTCTGTTCCTTACCCTAATCGGGCTGGCTTACGGTTTTTCTTTAGCGATGTCGTTTATTTCGGCGGTAGGTTTTACACTCACCTCCACCGCAATGGTCATGCAGATTATGGACGAACGTCATGAAATCAGCACACCGCAAGGTCAGCGCATTGTCTCCATTTTGCTGTTTGAAGATTTGCTGATTGTGCCCATGCTGGCGATTGTAGCATTTCTAGCACCCGATAATCCCAATGCCGTTGCCGATGCCGTACCGCTATGGCAGAAAATCGGTGTTGCCGCGCTTTCTTTGGCAGCGTTGATTGCGACAGGTATTTGGCTGCTCAATCCGCTGTTTAAAATTCTGGCAAAATCCAAAGCACGCGAGGTGATGACTGCCGCCGCGCTGCTGGTGGTACTCGGTGCGGCTTATTTAATGGAGCTGGGCGGTCTGTCTATGGCGATGGGTGCGTTTCTGGCGGGAGTGCTGCTGTCGGAATCCGACTTCCGTTATCAGCTTGAAGCGGATATCGAACCGTTCCGAGGCCTTTTGCTCGGGCTATTTTTCTTAGCTGTCGGGATGTCGCTGGATGTGGCAACGGTGCTCAATAACTGGAAGGTAATTCTTTCCGCCACTGTACTGATGATTATCTTGAAATGCCTTGCCATTTATGGAGTGGCGCGTTTTGCCAAAGCAAGCCATCACACCGCGATACACCGCGCCGTACTGATGTCGCAGGGCGGTGAATTCGCCTTCGTATTACTCGCCTCCGCTGCCGTACAACGGGCGATTAATGCGGAAGTGCTAGCGAATATGACGGCAATCGTGGTGCTCTCCATGATTATGACACCCTTCAGCGTTATGCTGTTCGACCGCTGTTCCAAAGAACCCCGCGCAGCTGCGGCAGTGGACGATGTGGAAGAACATGCGGGCGAACTCAACGGCAACGTGCTGATTATCGGATTCGGGCGCATGGGGCAGGTGGTCAGCCAAATGCCGCTAGCCTACGGTGCCACCATTTCCATTCTGGACAACGATCCCGACACCATCAACGTCGCACGCGAATACGGTTTCAAAGTCTATTACGGCGAAGCCACCCGCGCCGACGTGCTGCATGCCTGCGGCGTAGAACACACCGACATCGTAGCGGTATGCGTGGACGACGGAGAAAGTGCGGTCAGAATTGTGGAAAATATTCATCATATCAACCCGAACGCCAAGGTGTTCGTGCGCGCCTGGGACAGACGCAATGCGCTGGCCCTAGTGAAAGCGGAAGCGGATTTCGTAGTGCGCGAAACCTTCTATTCTTCCATGAAAATGGGCGATGAAATCGTCAAGGCATTGGGTGCTAGCGTGCAGGAATTACGTGCCATACACGACAAAGTACGCGACGCCGACAAAGAACGCTTCGCTTTGGAAATTGCCGGCAAGGAATTTGAAGGGCGCAGATTACTATTGGGGAATATAAAGAAAAATTCGTAA
- a CDS encoding IS5 family transposase — MLIGELFFHSFASLLRFYGQWHSLSDPELEHSLITRIDFNLFCCFDELSIPDYSTLCRYRNWLAQDNTLSELLELINRQLTEKGLKVEKASAAVIDATIIQTAGSKQRQAIEVDEEGHVSGQTTPSKDKDARWTKKNDLYKLGYKQHTRTDAEGYIEKLHITPANTHECNHLSPLLEGIAEGTTVYADKGYDSKENRQHLKEHQLLDGIMRKAHRNRPLTEAQTKRNRYLSKTRYVVEQSFGTLHRKFRYARAAYFGLIKVSAQSHLKAMCLNLLKAANRLSVPVAA; from the coding sequence ATTTTAATCGGCGAACTGTTTTTTCATTCGTTCGCGTCGCTCTTGCGCTTCTACGGACAATGGCACAGCCTCTCCGATCCCGAACTCGAACACAGCCTCATCACCCGCATCGATTTCAACCTGTTTTGCTGTTTTGACGAGTTGAGCATCCCCGATTACAGCACCTTATGCCGCTACCGCAACTGGCTGGCGCAAGACAACACCCTGTCCGAACTGCTGGAACTGATTAACCGACAACTGACCGAAAAAGGCCTAAAAGTAGAGAAAGCATCCGCCGCCGTCATTGACGCCACCATTATTCAAACTGCCGGCAGCAAACAGCGTCAGGCCATAGAAGTTGATGAGGAAGGACACGTCAGCGGCCAAACCACACCGAGCAAAGATAAAGATGCCCGTTGGACAAAGAAAAACGATTTATACAAACTCGGTTACAAACAACATACCCGCACCGATGCGGAAGGCTATATTGAGAAACTGCACATCACCCCCGCCAATACCCATGAGTGCAACCACCTGTCACCTTTGCTGGAAGGGATAGCCGAAGGTACGACCGTCTATGCCGATAAAGGCTATGACAGTAAGGAAAACCGGCAACATCTGAAAGAACATCAGTTGTTGGACGGCATTATGCGCAAAGCCCACCGTAACCGTCCGCTGACGGAAGCACAAACCAAACGCAACCGATATTTGTCGAAGACCCGTTATGTGGTCGAACAAAGCTTCGGTACGCTGCACCGTAAATTCCGCTATGCCCGGGCAGCCTATTTCGGGTTGATTAAAGTGAGTGCGCAAAGCCATCTAAAGGCGATGTGTTTGAACCTGTTGAAAGCGGCTAACAGGCTAAGTGTGCCTGTTGCCGCCTAA
- a CDS encoding phosphoesterase — protein sequence MPQTYFTADWHFSHPNIARYCPQFRLQSDNADELNEYLIDCWNRVVTPQDTVYNLGDVCFAKNPAHIEAVLQRLNGQHHLIYGNHDYLIRQNEAHFLNTRKADGHPLLSSASHYLRLKLPEIGNTAILCHYPLYEWDGIHHGLYHLYGHLHDRMAAVKGRALNVGWDMHGRFLTEQDIDSFLRDLPAVQYFDDKQNVIVGNSTEDAAAKVRARLTALNE from the coding sequence ATGCCTCAAACCTATTTCACAGCCGACTGGCACTTCTCCCATCCCAACATCGCCCGATACTGCCCGCAATTTCGCCTGCAAAGCGATAACGCCGACGAGTTGAACGAATACCTGATCGACTGCTGGAACCGCGTCGTTACCCCGCAAGACACTGTGTACAACCTCGGCGATGTCTGCTTTGCCAAAAATCCCGCACACATCGAAGCCGTGCTGCAACGGCTTAACGGGCAACACCATTTGATTTACGGCAACCACGACTACCTGATTCGGCAAAACGAAGCACATTTCCTCAACACGCGCAAAGCCGACGGCCATCCGTTGCTCTCGTCCGCCAGCCATTACCTGCGGCTCAAACTGCCCGAAATCGGCAATACCGCGATTTTGTGCCACTATCCCTTATACGAATGGGACGGCATCCACCACGGCCTATACCACCTCTACGGCCATCTGCACGACCGCATGGCCGCCGTCAAAGGGCGTGCCCTCAATGTCGGCTGGGATATGCACGGCCGTTTCCTGACCGAACAAGATATTGACAGCTTCCTGCGCGACCTCCCTGCCGTTCAGTATTTCGACGACAAGCAAAACGTTATTGTCGGCAACAGCACGGAAGATGCGGCTGCAAAAGTTCGGGCGAGATTGACAGCATTGAATGAATGA